The Euphorbia lathyris chromosome 3, ddEupLath1.1, whole genome shotgun sequence genome contains a region encoding:
- the LOC136224507 gene encoding heavy metal-associated isoprenylated plant protein 3-like, whose amino-acid sequence MGKKKNNNNPQQQHEDSNEEDKEVEKKKEGGEGGDKKKEGKNNNGSSVVLKIEMHCDGCASKVSKLARSFQGVESVKVDSESNKLTVVGKVDPSQIRDFLHQKTKKKVELISPQPKKEDSNNDKNKKKDDNKKSDDKKPDADNKKPKEAPVTTAVIKVAFHCSGCIEKIHKIVSKTKGVHDVAIDKQKETVTVKGTMDVKALTENLKERLKRPVEIVPPKKEKDGGSGGGGGGDGEKSGSGEGGKKKKKGGGEGQENAGGGGGEVASAKMEGNRMEYMMQPGFGYGYGAGPGYGYMGQPMTPYGNGYVAQPVPVYGNGYMGMGPAPPVPVYDYGYGYGHGHVPGYPVHMKFNDENPNACSVM is encoded by the exons ATGGGCAAG AAGAAGAACAACAATAACCCCCAGCAACAGCACGAGGACAGCAACGAAGAAGATAAGGAggtagagaagaagaaggaaggcGGCGAAGGTGGAGATAAGAAGAAGGAAGGGAAAAATAACAATGGTTCTTCTGTTGTTCTTAAGATAGAAATGCATTGTGACGGCTGTGCATCTAAAGTCTCAAAACTCGCTCGCTCCTTTCAAG GTGTGGAGAGCGTGAAAGTAGATTCAGAATCGAACAAGTTAACAGTAGTGGGGAAAGTAGATCCTTCACAGATTCGAGATTTTCTTCACCAGAAAACGAAGAAGAAGGTCGAACTTATCTCTCCGCAGCCCAAAAAAGAAGATTCTAACAATGACAAAAACAAGAAGAAGGATGATAACAAGAAATCCGATGACAAAAAACCTGACGCTGATAACAAAAAACCCAAAGAG GCACCGGTGACGACGGCGGTAATTAAGGTGGCATTCCATTGCTCGGGTTGCATAGAGAAGATTCACAAAATAGTTTCTAAGACTAAAG GAGTGCACGACGTTGCAATAGACAAACAGAAGGAAACGGTGACGGTCAAAGGCACAATGGACGTTAAGGCGTTGACCGAAAATTTGAAGGAGAGACTCAAGAGACCTGTTGAGATTGTTCCACCAAAGAAGGAGAAAGACGGCGGTAGcggtggaggtggaggtggagacGGAGAAAAATCCGGTTCCGGAGAAGGaggtaagaagaagaaaaaaggcgGCGGTGAAGGTCAAGAGAATGCCGGAGGCGGTGGTGGAGAGGTTGCTTCAGCTAAAATGGAAGGAAATAGAATGGagtatatgatgcaacctggaTTCGGATACGGGTACGGGGCAGGACCTGGATATGGATACATGGGTCAGCCAATGACGCCATATGGGAATGGATACGTGGCACAGCCAGTGCCGGTGTATGGAAACGGGTATATGGGTATGGGTCCAGCTCCACCTGTGCCGGTTTATGACTACGGATACGGGTATGGACATGGTCATGTTCCGGGTTATCCAGTGCACATGAAGTTCAATGATGAGAATCCGAATGCCTGCTCTGTGATGTGA